A genomic segment from Flammeovirga pectinis encodes:
- a CDS encoding mandelate racemase/muconate lactonizing enzyme family protein — MKIKEIKPYVISQQLEEPFYFSQWEYASRKICLVKITLEDGTYGWGEGYGPADVLKAGIEFFKPFIIGKNALEHEEIWQTMYMRSLDYGRSGVFQAAVSAIDVALWDIKGKVFNQPVSVLLGGVKNPVIHPYATGFYFTQSPTLEADLVKEAKLYKKLGFKAAKMKVGLGIEKDVFYVDLLSKALGPDIKLMIDSNHAYNYREALELCNRLKNYNIGWFEEPVSPEDYNGYKRLRDNTDIPIAGGECEYLKHGFKRLFDADAVDIAQPDICASGGLTEAKRIATLASTYHKDIVPHSWGTWIAISAAVHFVANLDKNPGRMFGEAPMIELDRTENPLRDNVTFSDVKVENGKILIPTTPGLGVDVNQDYLEKYASDNRRKESVEVW; from the coding sequence ATGAAAATTAAAGAAATTAAACCTTATGTTATTTCACAACAACTCGAAGAGCCTTTCTACTTCTCTCAGTGGGAATACGCTTCTAGAAAAATTTGTTTAGTGAAAATAACTTTAGAAGACGGTACGTACGGATGGGGAGAAGGCTACGGTCCTGCTGATGTTTTAAAAGCAGGAATAGAGTTTTTTAAACCATTTATTATTGGAAAAAATGCATTAGAGCACGAAGAAATTTGGCAGACAATGTATATGCGTTCTCTTGATTATGGACGTAGTGGAGTTTTCCAAGCAGCAGTGAGTGCAATAGATGTTGCCTTATGGGATATAAAAGGAAAGGTTTTTAATCAACCTGTATCCGTTTTATTAGGAGGTGTGAAAAACCCTGTTATTCATCCTTATGCTACTGGGTTTTATTTTACGCAGTCGCCAACATTGGAGGCAGATTTAGTAAAAGAAGCCAAACTATATAAGAAACTTGGTTTTAAAGCTGCCAAAATGAAAGTTGGTTTAGGGATCGAAAAAGATGTTTTTTATGTTGATTTATTAAGTAAAGCATTAGGACCTGACATTAAATTAATGATCGATTCTAACCATGCTTATAATTATAGAGAAGCACTAGAACTGTGTAATAGATTAAAAAATTACAATATAGGTTGGTTTGAAGAACCTGTTTCTCCAGAAGATTATAATGGCTATAAAAGGCTTAGAGATAATACTGATATTCCTATTGCTGGAGGGGAGTGTGAGTATTTAAAACACGGTTTCAAACGTCTTTTTGATGCTGACGCTGTAGATATTGCACAACCAGATATTTGTGCATCGGGTGGTTTAACTGAGGCTAAACGTATTGCAACTCTTGCATCTACTTATCATAAAGATATTGTGCCACACTCTTGGGGTACTTGGATTGCAATTAGTGCTGCAGTACACTTTGTGGCAAATTTAGATAAGAACCCAGGCAGAATGTTTGGAGAAGCACCAATGATAGAATTGGATAGAACCGAAAATCCACTTAGAGATAATGTGACTTTCTCTGATGTGAAAGTGGAAAATGGCAAAATATTAATACCTACAACACCAGGTTTAGGTGTAGATGTGAATCAAGATTACTTAGAAAAATATGCAAGCGATAATCGAAGAAAAGAAAGCGTTGAAGTTTGGTAA
- a CDS encoding 2-dehydro-3-deoxygalactonokinase: MSLPEKFISCDWGTSNFRLRLIKTDTLEVLDEHKTDKGVKKLYSEFQSQKRLNQDRFFSDYLTEQLKEVTSLEGENVVVASGMASSSIGMRELGYSAMPFDAYGKNLFSRSISLSKKLQILLVSGAKTKEDVMRGEEIQAVGLSEFLPIEKTGVLLLPGTHSKHLHYEKASYDDFKTFMTGELFEIISSQSILKSSLEKTDYSKKFEKSFIEGVKKGAEGFTASLFSIRAKDLMKNATKQENYFFLSGLLIGDELAYLNNDDSTISVAANGTLGDLYKLALEEILDDNSRLNFIEEEVLEKALLIGQRKILESYEK, encoded by the coding sequence ATGAGCTTACCAGAAAAGTTTATCAGTTGTGATTGGGGTACTTCTAATTTTCGTCTTCGTTTAATCAAGACAGACACATTAGAAGTACTCGATGAGCACAAAACTGATAAGGGAGTGAAAAAGCTTTACAGTGAATTTCAATCTCAAAAAAGGCTAAATCAAGATAGATTTTTTTCTGATTATCTAACAGAACAACTAAAAGAAGTAACTTCTCTGGAAGGGGAAAATGTAGTTGTAGCTTCAGGAATGGCGTCTTCATCAATTGGTATGAGAGAGTTAGGATATTCTGCAATGCCTTTTGATGCCTACGGAAAAAACCTCTTTAGCAGATCAATTTCACTTAGTAAAAAACTGCAGATATTATTAGTATCAGGAGCAAAAACTAAAGAAGATGTAATGCGTGGAGAAGAAATTCAGGCAGTTGGTTTATCAGAATTTCTACCGATAGAAAAGACGGGTGTGTTACTTCTTCCAGGAACACATAGCAAACACCTACATTACGAAAAAGCATCTTATGATGACTTTAAAACATTTATGACAGGCGAATTATTTGAGATCATTTCTTCTCAAAGTATTTTAAAATCTTCGTTGGAAAAAACAGACTACTCTAAAAAGTTTGAGAAATCTTTTATTGAAGGGGTGAAGAAAGGAGCGGAAGGATTTACGGCCTCTTTGTTCTCTATTAGGGCAAAAGATTTAATGAAGAATGCAACAAAACAAGAAAACTACTTTTTCTTAAGTGGACTATTGATTGGAGACGAATTGGCCTACCTCAATAATGATGATTCTACTATTAGTGTAGCTGCAAACGGTACACTTGGCGACTTATATAAATTAGCTTTAGAAGAAATTTTAGACGATAATAGTCGTTTAAACTTCATAGAAGAAGAAGTACTCGAAAAAGCATTGCTGATAGGTCAGCGTAAAATTTTAGAATCATATGAAAAATAA
- a CDS encoding SusC/RagA family TonB-linked outer membrane protein, producing the protein MKKKLLFFVALLFCSLQLLAQDVFQLNGLIKDDTGQALPGVSVVIKGTSTGSITNIDGQFKIEAKKGDVLHISFIGMLPQDITVGSQTSILVKMKENVEQLDEVVVTGYGEMRKRDLTGALTQIEESTDVKAQYNTVDGLLQGRSSGIQVIGNDGSAGGATSVKIRGTNSLRGNNEPLYVVDGIIISTAGEGMSSPFEGGGGYAMGAQNGLAGINPRDIESMEVLKDASATAIYGSRGANGVVLITTKKGEKGNEKVTVYANTSISNFQNEIPVLNGHEYASFINEVKFNQGLRPVYNIDPNTKEVTDFTTGDKFESINWQEEIYKQAVSYNAGATLSGGSKKSNYYIAANYRDNQGLQSVAKSTGGDFRINYNRNVTDKFNFNIKSNLFYNNGSQSQSGLAAGGNASIVTQAIFSKPLVGGQFSDETTDNADTNNTPLKRMLGNDDLTEELRSQLSLNMKYKFNKYLSYTFRAGADIRMKNREVWYGTGTSRGDRSNGTYNQSEQSRRSFTMDNLLMYNRTFKKKHRINTTVGVTYDGVNQTDQVYGVADFANQSYRTEFPQLGKTVIMPYSKNITEYTVLSGLARANYTFKNRYIITASIRADGSSKFREDNQWGYFPSLSTAWYVSDEPWMKGLNTVSNLKLRAGWGETGNQSVQPYRSWQNYTTGRYVDAGGNTVMTANPMNFENPNLTWESTAQTNVGIDLGFFDDKVTLVTDFYYKQTDDLLQQVQIPNSTGFGSYLTNRGSLESKGMEYALNVVAYDKNDLKIQVGGNISFNRTIITDLGVPNSTFYQDGKEVTKEMIQGGNISTGFTLKSPANLFIVGEQLGLFYGYKSDGIYSSAQEAQDSPLVNGKSSVAGDIRYVDLNGDGVINADDRTTMGNPNPMFNYGMNINASYKGISLSVLFTGVYGNQIMNSGLAFYGYPDPMWGNNSVRHDTYTNNWSESNPNGTNPRVGYGYTEGYNNIISDRLLEDGSYLRLSTVTLAYDVPTNKLGMSKIKGLNVYVTGRNLFTITNYTGYDPEITSYLYDGTILGVDWQTMPNPRTFIFGFNLSF; encoded by the coding sequence ATGAAGAAAAAATTATTATTTTTTGTAGCCCTACTTTTTTGTTCGCTACAATTACTAGCACAAGACGTATTCCAACTTAATGGTCTTATCAAAGATGATACAGGCCAGGCTTTACCTGGAGTAAGTGTAGTCATTAAAGGTACGAGCACTGGCTCAATTACTAACATTGATGGTCAATTTAAGATTGAAGCTAAAAAAGGAGATGTTCTCCACATTAGTTTTATTGGAATGTTACCTCAAGACATTACAGTGGGTTCACAAACTAGCATTTTAGTAAAAATGAAAGAAAATGTGGAACAACTGGATGAAGTTGTTGTTACTGGATATGGAGAAATGAGAAAGCGTGACTTAACAGGTGCACTTACTCAAATTGAAGAATCTACTGATGTAAAAGCACAGTATAACACTGTGGATGGGCTACTTCAAGGACGTTCATCTGGTATTCAAGTTATTGGAAATGATGGTAGTGCAGGTGGTGCAACCTCTGTAAAAATACGTGGTACTAACTCTTTAAGAGGAAATAACGAACCTTTGTACGTTGTTGATGGTATAATAATTTCTACTGCTGGTGAAGGGATGAGTAGTCCTTTTGAAGGCGGAGGCGGATATGCAATGGGTGCTCAAAATGGTCTAGCTGGTATTAACCCAAGAGATATTGAGTCTATGGAAGTCTTAAAAGATGCTTCTGCTACAGCAATCTACGGTTCTCGTGGTGCAAATGGTGTAGTTTTAATTACAACCAAGAAAGGAGAAAAAGGAAATGAGAAAGTTACGGTATATGCAAATACATCAATTTCTAATTTTCAAAATGAAATCCCTGTTTTAAATGGTCATGAATATGCATCATTTATTAACGAAGTGAAATTCAACCAAGGCTTACGACCAGTTTATAACATTGACCCTAACACTAAAGAAGTGACCGATTTTACTACCGGTGATAAGTTTGAGTCAATTAATTGGCAAGAAGAAATATATAAGCAAGCTGTAAGTTATAATGCAGGAGCAACTTTAAGTGGAGGGTCTAAAAAATCTAACTACTATATTGCTGCAAACTATAGAGATAACCAAGGTTTACAATCAGTTGCTAAATCTACAGGAGGTGATTTCAGAATTAATTATAATAGAAATGTAACTGATAAGTTTAACTTCAATATTAAATCAAACTTATTTTACAATAATGGATCTCAATCTCAGTCAGGATTAGCTGCAGGCGGTAATGCTTCGATTGTTACGCAAGCAATTTTTTCAAAACCTTTAGTGGGAGGTCAATTTAGTGATGAAACGACTGACAATGCAGATACGAACAATACTCCATTAAAACGTATGTTAGGAAACGATGATTTGACGGAAGAATTAAGATCTCAATTATCGTTAAACATGAAGTACAAGTTCAATAAGTATTTAAGTTATACTTTTAGAGCTGGTGCTGATATTAGAATGAAAAATAGAGAAGTTTGGTACGGAACAGGAACTTCAAGAGGTGACCGTTCTAATGGAACATACAATCAATCTGAGCAAAGCAGAAGATCGTTTACTATGGATAACCTTTTGATGTATAACAGAACATTTAAAAAGAAACATAGAATTAATACAACTGTAGGTGTTACTTATGATGGTGTGAATCAAACTGATCAAGTATATGGAGTGGCAGATTTTGCAAATCAATCGTATAGAACTGAATTCCCTCAGTTGGGTAAAACAGTAATAATGCCTTATTCTAAAAATATTACGGAGTATACTGTATTATCTGGTTTGGCAAGAGCTAACTATACTTTTAAGAACAGATATATCATTACTGCATCAATTAGAGCAGATGGTTCTTCTAAATTTAGAGAAGATAACCAATGGGGGTACTTTCCATCCTTATCAACTGCATGGTATGTTTCTGACGAACCTTGGATGAAAGGATTAAATACAGTATCTAATTTAAAATTACGTGCAGGATGGGGGGAAACAGGTAACCAATCTGTACAGCCATATAGATCTTGGCAAAACTACACTACTGGCAGATATGTTGATGCTGGTGGAAATACAGTAATGACTGCTAACCCAATGAACTTTGAAAACCCTAACTTAACTTGGGAATCGACGGCTCAAACAAACGTTGGTATTGATTTAGGCTTCTTCGACGATAAAGTGACATTGGTGACTGATTTTTATTACAAGCAAACGGATGATTTATTACAGCAAGTTCAAATTCCAAACTCAACTGGCTTTGGATCTTACTTAACAAATAGAGGTTCTTTGGAAAGTAAGGGTATGGAATATGCGTTAAACGTTGTTGCTTATGATAAGAACGATTTAAAGATTCAGGTAGGTGGTAACATCTCATTTAACAGAACAATTATTACAGATTTAGGAGTGCCAAATTCTACTTTCTATCAAGATGGTAAAGAGGTGACAAAAGAGATGATCCAAGGGGGTAATATCTCAACAGGATTTACTTTAAAATCACCTGCTAACTTATTTATTGTAGGCGAGCAATTAGGCTTATTCTATGGTTATAAGTCAGATGGAATTTATTCTTCAGCACAAGAGGCACAAGACAGCCCGTTAGTAAATGGTAAATCTTCTGTAGCTGGAGATATCAGATATGTTGACCTTAACGGTGATGGTGTAATTAATGCAGATGATAGAACAACAATGGGTAATCCAAACCCAATGTTTAACTATGGTATGAACATCAATGCTTCATATAAAGGAATATCATTATCAGTATTATTTACAGGTGTGTATGGTAATCAAATCATGAATTCTGGTTTAGCATTCTATGGTTATCCAGATCCAATGTGGGGTAATAATAGTGTACGTCATGATACATATACAAACAATTGGTCAGAGAGTAATCCAAACGGTACTAACCCTAGAGTGGGATATGGATATACTGAAGGGTACAATAACATAATCTCAGATAGGTTATTAGAAGATGGAAGTTATTTAAGATTATCTACTGTAACGTTAGCTTATGATGTACCAACAAATAAACTTGGTATGAGTAAAATTAAAGGTCTTAATGTATATGTTACAGGAAGAAACTTATTTACAATCACAAACTACACTGGTTACGATCCAGAAATAACTTCTTACCTATACGATGGTACAATCTTAGGTGTTGACTGGCAGACAATGCCTAACCCAAGAACATTCATCTTTGGTTTTAACTTATCGTTCTAA
- a CDS encoding L-rhamnose/proton symporter RhaT, which yields MDFLAITLIVFASFFQGTFGLGMKHIAPLKWENWWLVHSFVAMIAFPIVWSLIVVPETFEIIAGTDPSVLTMAMLYGFLWGIGGILFGISVEYTGISITYGIVMGLAASVGSLIPLFQMEKLPDNIGAVLAGVALLLVGVGITAVAGVKRDSVQNNTQEDTEEEDGDVLVAVAPKIQTPKKSIKAGVIIATACGVLSAFLNVGFSNAAPVAASAVANFGADPKDASLVAWVVVLLGAFVMNGGYAVFKLVQNNSWSSFQVANSGNAYKWSVLAGLFWFAALGVYGQGAALMGNLGPVIGWPILLGLALIISNVWGYRSGEWKGAKGPFNILLGGLAVLIVAVCILGYANY from the coding sequence ATGGATTTTTTAGCAATAACATTAATTGTATTCGCAAGCTTCTTTCAAGGAACTTTTGGTTTGGGAATGAAACATATAGCTCCTCTGAAATGGGAGAATTGGTGGTTAGTACATTCGTTTGTAGCCATGATAGCCTTTCCAATTGTGTGGTCTTTAATAGTTGTTCCAGAAACATTTGAAATTATTGCTGGTACAGATCCATCTGTATTAACAATGGCAATGCTCTATGGGTTTCTGTGGGGAATTGGGGGAATTTTATTTGGTATTAGTGTAGAATATACTGGCATATCTATAACTTATGGTATTGTAATGGGACTTGCGGCATCTGTAGGCTCATTAATTCCATTGTTTCAAATGGAGAAATTACCAGATAATATCGGAGCTGTTTTAGCTGGAGTAGCACTCTTATTAGTAGGTGTTGGTATTACTGCAGTGGCAGGAGTGAAAAGAGATAGTGTTCAAAATAACACGCAAGAAGATACAGAAGAAGAAGATGGTGATGTTTTAGTAGCCGTTGCTCCTAAGATACAAACACCTAAAAAATCTATAAAAGCAGGTGTAATAATTGCTACTGCATGTGGTGTTTTATCGGCCTTTTTAAATGTAGGTTTCTCTAATGCGGCACCAGTAGCGGCATCGGCAGTAGCTAATTTTGGAGCAGATCCAAAAGACGCAAGTTTAGTAGCTTGGGTAGTAGTACTTCTTGGTGCATTTGTAATGAACGGTGGTTATGCTGTCTTTAAATTAGTTCAAAATAATTCATGGTCATCGTTTCAGGTGGCCAATAGCGGTAACGCATATAAATGGTCAGTTTTAGCAGGTTTATTCTGGTTTGCAGCACTTGGTGTTTACGGACAAGGAGCAGCACTTATGGGAAATTTAGGTCCTGTAATTGGATGGCCAATTTTATTAGGATTAGCACTTATTATTAGTAACGTTTGGGGATACAGATCTGGAGAATGGAAAGGAGCAAAAGGTCCTTTTAATATTCTACTAGGTGGATTAGCAGTATTAATTGTAGCTGTTTGTATTCTAGGTTACGCAAATTATTAA
- a CDS encoding aldehyde dehydrogenase family protein, protein MQAIIEEKKALKFGKKKLYINGELVEGSTNETSFVTCPHDNEPIAEVALATLEDTKRALDAAQEGFKVWSKLPLEERLEWINKLRNKLLENSDLLREAVSNEMGKTWDATEEDITSITDSLKFYSDEIRVKSDFEIEDRAGTHTHRMVYQPLGVVTAFLAWNFPLLNLGFKLGPALAAGCSIVIKASESSSVSSLIIAELAHEIGFPKGVITVLFGNRQNVGIPLCESTIPRLVTMIGSTFTAQKLIEQSVKTSIKRYSMECGGNAPFILFEDGNLEDALGITTAIKFGGNAGQVCVAPNRLFIQEGVHTEFVEKLVVNAKATKLGFGKENKPDMGPLANNAQLRAVEKFVAQCVEQGGEILAGGKTLEGPGCYFEPTVIVMDNPKAPILQHEVFGPVCVILKFKTKEEVVAYANDSDAGLASYVFTANDDLADEIAMELEFGEVQQNGVRYDINLPHLGVKNSGISMDCSKYALDDYLILKRVSKKI, encoded by the coding sequence ATGCAAGCGATAATCGAAGAAAAGAAAGCGTTGAAGTTTGGTAAGAAAAAACTTTATATCAACGGAGAATTAGTTGAAGGGTCTACTAATGAAACTTCTTTTGTGACATGTCCTCATGATAATGAGCCTATTGCAGAAGTAGCCCTAGCAACTTTAGAAGATACAAAAAGAGCTCTAGATGCAGCTCAAGAAGGTTTTAAAGTTTGGTCTAAACTCCCTTTAGAAGAGCGTTTAGAGTGGATCAATAAACTAAGAAATAAATTATTAGAAAACAGCGATTTACTTCGTGAAGCTGTAAGTAATGAAATGGGTAAAACATGGGATGCAACCGAAGAGGACATCACTAGTATTACTGATTCGTTAAAGTTCTATTCTGATGAAATCCGCGTGAAGTCGGATTTTGAAATTGAGGATAGAGCTGGAACGCATACGCACAGAATGGTATATCAACCATTAGGTGTTGTAACAGCATTTTTAGCGTGGAACTTCCCGTTATTAAACTTAGGATTTAAATTAGGGCCTGCATTAGCTGCTGGTTGTTCTATTGTAATTAAAGCGTCAGAATCATCTTCTGTATCCTCTTTAATTATTGCAGAATTAGCACACGAAATAGGTTTCCCAAAAGGAGTAATTACAGTACTTTTTGGTAACCGTCAGAATGTGGGAATACCTTTATGCGAAAGTACAATTCCTCGTTTGGTAACCATGATTGGTTCTACATTTACGGCTCAAAAATTAATTGAGCAATCTGTAAAAACTTCCATCAAACGTTATTCTATGGAATGTGGTGGTAATGCACCATTTATTCTTTTTGAAGACGGTAATTTAGAAGATGCGCTTGGAATTACAACGGCAATTAAGTTCGGAGGTAATGCTGGTCAAGTTTGTGTTGCACCTAACCGTTTATTTATTCAAGAAGGTGTTCATACAGAATTTGTAGAGAAATTAGTAGTCAATGCTAAAGCTACAAAACTTGGTTTTGGTAAAGAAAATAAGCCAGATATGGGGCCTTTAGCAAATAATGCACAGCTAAGAGCTGTAGAAAAATTTGTTGCTCAGTGTGTAGAACAAGGCGGTGAAATTCTTGCTGGTGGTAAGACATTAGAAGGACCTGGTTGCTACTTTGAACCTACAGTTATTGTAATGGATAATCCGAAAGCACCCATTTTACAACACGAAGTATTTGGACCTGTATGTGTGATCTTGAAGTTTAAAACAAAAGAAGAAGTAGTTGCTTATGCCAACGATTCTGATGCTGGTTTAGCTTCTTATGTATTTACTGCAAACGACGACTTAGCCGATGAAATTGCTATGGAGTTAGAATTTGGAGAGGTACAACAAAATGGAGTAAGGTACGATATCAATTTGCCGCACTTAGGTGTTAAAAATAGTGGTATAAGTATGGATTGCTCTAAATATGCTTTAGACGACTACTTGATACTTAAAAGAGTATCAAAAAAAATATAA
- a CDS encoding bifunctional 4-hydroxy-2-oxoglutarate aldolase/2-dehydro-3-deoxy-phosphogluconate aldolase: protein MKNNSFSWDAFNDAPVVGIMRGVTIDTIHRIIPIYIKAGFSTVEITMNTEGATDLIAEMRSVYPQINVGAGTVCSLEDLQKAADAGAQFIVTPIINEEIFAPCKALGLPIFPGALTPTEIYKAWTLGADAVKVFPCSQFGVGYIKDVLAPLNTIKLLPTGGVDKKNIGEFFKVGAVGVGMGGSLFDKALIQPGKELELEAHFAHIKAEIKGVQEPTLA, encoded by the coding sequence ATGAAAAATAATTCATTTTCTTGGGATGCATTTAACGATGCACCCGTAGTTGGTATTATGCGTGGAGTTACAATAGATACTATCCACCGTATTATTCCTATATATATTAAAGCAGGTTTTTCTACAGTAGAAATTACAATGAATACTGAAGGAGCAACTGACTTAATTGCAGAAATGCGAAGTGTTTATCCTCAAATTAATGTAGGTGCAGGTACTGTTTGTTCTTTAGAAGACCTTCAGAAAGCAGCAGATGCCGGAGCACAATTTATTGTTACACCTATTATAAATGAAGAAATTTTTGCTCCTTGTAAAGCATTAGGTTTACCAATTTTTCCGGGTGCGTTAACACCTACAGAAATTTACAAAGCATGGACTTTAGGAGCAGATGCAGTAAAAGTATTCCCTTGTTCACAGTTTGGAGTTGGTTACATTAAAGATGTATTGGCACCTTTAAATACAATTAAACTTTTACCAACAGGTGGAGTAGATAAGAAAAACATTGGCGAATTCTTTAAAGTTGGTGCCGTAGGTGTTGGCATGGGTGGATCATTGTTCGATAAAGCACTTATACAACCTGGTAAAGAACTAGAATTAGAAGCACATTTTGCTCATATTAAAGCAGAAATTAAAGGTGTTCAGGAGCCTACTTTAGCATAA
- a CDS encoding AraC family transcriptional regulator gives MRLLEKKLAPTNKSFAIYRNQKPCLDEQWHFHKELELIYVNKGNGLRFIGDHVAEFNEGELVLVGSNLPHLWKNSPEYYNNLGLATDSLILQFDPKFLGDTFLQMHESVSLRKLLSRAKNGIEFRNEKVKKEIFKHLVDLQTSQGFESMQTVLQILHKLSIEEDINIFVSSGFSEDINDKDSKRLDKVYQFVLENFHRDIQLSEVAELSFLGISPFCRFFKKRTHKPFSQFLNEVRVGHACKLLITNELSISQITYSCGFNSQTNFNRQFKKIKNVSPRDYQKIHLNRN, from the coding sequence ATGAGATTACTTGAAAAGAAATTAGCACCTACAAACAAGAGTTTTGCGATATACAGAAATCAAAAGCCATGTTTAGACGAACAATGGCACTTTCATAAAGAATTAGAGCTTATTTACGTCAATAAAGGAAACGGATTACGCTTTATTGGTGATCATGTGGCTGAGTTCAATGAGGGAGAATTGGTTTTAGTAGGCTCAAATTTACCTCATCTTTGGAAAAACTCTCCAGAATACTACAACAACTTAGGTTTAGCTACTGATTCTTTGATTCTTCAATTTGACCCTAAGTTTCTTGGAGATACTTTTTTACAAATGCATGAGTCTGTTTCTTTACGCAAACTTTTAAGCAGAGCAAAAAATGGTATTGAATTTAGAAATGAAAAAGTAAAGAAAGAAATCTTTAAGCACCTTGTAGATTTACAAACATCTCAGGGGTTTGAAAGTATGCAAACTGTACTACAAATTCTACACAAATTATCAATAGAAGAAGATATCAATATTTTTGTTAGTAGCGGATTTAGTGAAGACATTAATGATAAGGATTCTAAGCGATTAGATAAAGTCTACCAATTTGTATTAGAAAATTTCCATAGAGATATCCAACTTTCAGAAGTGGCAGAACTATCTTTCTTAGGTATTTCTCCTTTTTGTAGATTCTTTAAGAAAAGAACACATAAACCCTTCTCACAATTTCTAAATGAGGTAAGAGTTGGGCATGCTTGTAAACTACTAATTACTAATGAATTATCAATTAGTCAGATTACTTATAGTTGTGGGTTTAATTCCCAAACTAACTTTAATAGACAGTTTAAAAAGATTAAGAATGTAAGTCCTAGAGACTACCAGAAAATTCATTTAAACAGAAATTAA